A region from the Sphingopyxis lindanitolerans genome encodes:
- a CDS encoding TIGR00730 family Rossman fold protein, producing the protein MKRLAVYCGSATPQDPIYIETARHVGRTLATRGIGVVYGGGRLGLMGAVADSALDAGGEVIGVIPDALVGTEVAHRGCTELHVVSGMHERKTMFTDLSDGFLTIPGGVGTMDELWEAISWAQLGYHAKPVGLLNAAGFYNDLIAFNRRMIEVGFIRPAHAGIMIVDAGIDELLDKMAAYQPHEPIFAMKADDL; encoded by the coding sequence ATGAAACGCCTTGCCGTCTACTGCGGGTCCGCGACCCCCCAAGATCCAATCTATATTGAGACCGCGCGCCATGTCGGGCGCACACTCGCCACACGCGGCATCGGCGTCGTCTATGGCGGCGGGCGGCTCGGGCTGATGGGCGCGGTTGCCGACAGCGCCCTGGACGCGGGCGGCGAGGTGATCGGGGTGATCCCCGACGCGCTCGTCGGGACCGAAGTCGCGCATCGCGGCTGCACCGAACTCCACGTCGTGTCGGGCATGCACGAGCGCAAGACGATGTTCACCGATCTTTCCGACGGCTTCCTGACCATTCCCGGCGGTGTCGGCACGATGGACGAATTGTGGGAGGCGATCAGCTGGGCGCAGCTTGGTTATCATGCGAAGCCGGTGGGCCTGCTCAACGCGGCGGGCTTCTACAATGATCTGATCGCCTTCAACCGCCGTATGATCGAGGTCGGCTTCATCCGCCCCGCGCACGCCGGGATCATGATCGTCGATGCCGGCATCGACGAATTACTCGACAAGATGGCGGCCTATCAGCCGCACGAGCCGATCTTCGCGATGAAGGCCGACGATCTGTAA
- a CDS encoding phytoene/squalene synthase family protein produces the protein MPDAGGYDAQALHGFAHDSIMRGSKSFAFASQLFDRLTRERVWLLYAWCRAADDLVDGQDHGGDMTPGNDAKAAVERIRARTDAAYAGQPTGDPAFDGLGYLLTEVTIPRAIIDDIIAGFDLDAEDWRPRSEADLLRYGYHVAGAVGVAMALVMGIDPNDETTLDRACDLGISFQLANIARDIAEDAAADRCYLPIEWMVELDIPPGQHMHPAFRPRLAVMAKWLSEMAEEYEASARWGARKLPPRSRWAVLAAAGIYGDIAREVRARGDHAWDHRAATSLFAKLGWVVRAGWSVLRRPPQRRISRDGLWTRPRVGGGE, from the coding sequence ATGCCCGACGCGGGGGGCTATGACGCACAGGCCCTCCACGGCTTCGCGCATGACAGCATCATGCGCGGATCGAAAAGCTTCGCGTTCGCCAGCCAGCTTTTCGACCGCCTGACGCGCGAGCGCGTCTGGCTGCTCTACGCCTGGTGCCGCGCCGCCGACGATCTGGTCGACGGGCAGGATCATGGCGGCGACATGACCCCCGGCAATGACGCGAAGGCGGCGGTCGAAAGAATCCGTGCGCGCACCGACGCCGCTTATGCGGGGCAGCCGACCGGCGATCCCGCTTTCGACGGGCTCGGCTATCTGCTCACCGAAGTGACGATCCCGCGCGCGATCATCGACGACATCATCGCGGGCTTCGATCTCGACGCCGAAGACTGGCGGCCGCGCAGCGAGGCGGATCTGCTGCGCTATGGCTATCACGTCGCGGGCGCGGTCGGGGTCGCGATGGCGCTCGTCATGGGGATCGATCCGAACGACGAAACGACGCTCGACCGCGCCTGTGACCTCGGCATTTCCTTTCAGCTCGCCAATATCGCGCGCGACATTGCCGAGGATGCCGCCGCCGACCGCTGCTATTTGCCGATCGAATGGATGGTCGAACTCGACATTCCGCCGGGGCAGCACATGCACCCCGCCTTTCGCCCGCGCCTCGCGGTAATGGCGAAATGGCTGTCGGAGATGGCGGAGGAATATGAAGCGTCGGCGCGCTGGGGCGCGCGCAAGCTGCCGCCGCGCAGCCGCTGGGCGGTGCTTGCCGCGGCGGGCATTTATGGCGACATCGCGCGCGAGGTAAGGGCACGCGGCGACCATGCCTGGGACCACCGCGCCGCGACCTCGCTTTTCGCCAAGCTCGGCTGGGTCGTGCGCGCCGGCTGGTCGGTGCTGCGCCGCCCGCCGCAGCGCCGGATCAGCCGCGACGGCCTGTGGACGCGGCCGCGGGTAGGGGGCGGCGAATGA
- a CDS encoding AAA family ATPase, with the protein MTRRICLHGAESTGKSTLAPRLASRLGARVVPEYGRTYAEANGTEFDEAALLAIFHGHLAATETALAQKPEWLVSDTDPLMTQAWATMLLGRRLPEIDRWADTADLYLVPAMDLPWREDGTRLFGSDSARRQFMDVAIGELDRRKLPWAWVEGDGDARLENALAAVKAAGLGS; encoded by the coding sequence ATGACGCGCCGTATCTGCCTCCACGGCGCTGAAAGCACCGGCAAGTCGACCCTCGCGCCGCGGCTCGCCTCCCGCCTTGGCGCGCGCGTCGTCCCCGAATATGGCCGCACCTATGCCGAGGCGAACGGCACCGAGTTCGACGAGGCCGCGTTGCTCGCGATCTTCCACGGCCATCTCGCGGCGACCGAGACGGCGTTAGCGCAAAAGCCCGAATGGCTGGTTTCGGACACCGACCCGCTGATGACGCAGGCCTGGGCGACCATGCTGCTGGGGCGGCGCCTGCCCGAGATCGACCGGTGGGCGGACACCGCCGACCTTTACCTCGTCCCCGCGATGGACCTGCCGTGGCGGGAAGACGGCACCCGCCTGTTCGGTAGCGATTCGGCAAGGCGCCAGTTCATGGATGTCGCGATCGGCGAACTCGACCGGCGGAAGCTGCCGTGGGCCTGGGTCGAAGGCGACGGCGACGCGCGGTTGGAGAATGCGCTGGCGGCGGTGAAGGCGGCGGGGCTGGGTTCCTGA
- the pnuC gene encoding nicotinamide riboside transporter PnuC, producing the protein MSQLEGLAAVLVLVNVALVALRSVWNYPFALVAVTLYAFVFYEAKLYSDMLLQGFFFVLNLYGLVAWVRAREESGIPVGWMSDRARWVWGGVTVAAWAVWSMAMHRYTDAAAPWIDGAIAMISITAQWLLARRRVESWFLWILVDLIAVPLFAWRGLYATSAVYVVLLGLSIDGLVQWRRTAAAGAAA; encoded by the coding sequence ATGAGCCAGCTCGAAGGACTGGCGGCGGTGCTGGTACTGGTCAATGTCGCGCTCGTCGCGCTGCGCAGCGTCTGGAACTATCCCTTCGCGCTCGTCGCGGTGACGCTCTACGCTTTCGTCTTCTATGAGGCGAAGCTGTATAGCGACATGCTGCTCCAGGGCTTTTTCTTCGTGCTCAACCTCTATGGGCTCGTCGCCTGGGTTCGGGCGCGCGAGGAGAGCGGTATCCCCGTCGGCTGGATGAGCGACCGCGCGCGCTGGGTCTGGGGCGGCGTCACCGTCGCCGCATGGGCCGTATGGAGCATGGCGATGCACCGCTATACCGACGCCGCGGCGCCGTGGATCGACGGAGCGATCGCGATGATCAGCATCACCGCACAATGGCTGCTCGCGCGGCGGCGGGTCGAAAGCTGGTTCCTCTGGATCCTCGTCGACCTGATCGCGGTGCCGCTGTTTGCATGGCGCGGGCTTTATGCGACGAGCGCCGTCTATGTCGTGTTGCTCGGCCTGTCGATCGACGGCCTCGTCCAGTGGCGTCGCACCGCTGCGGCTGGCGCGGCGGCATGA